The genomic region GGTGCGCAGGTAGCCCGAGACGTAGCGCGCCGGCAGGCCGAGCGCCCGCAGCCCGGAGATCATGACATGGGTGAAGTCCTGGCAGACGCCGGCCCGCTGCAGCAGCACCCGCGCCACCGGCGTGTACACGGTGGTGACGCCGGGTCGGAAGGCGAAGTCGCGCCGCATCCGCGCGTTCAGCTCCAGCAGCCCTTGCAGCACCGGGCGGCCCGGCGGGAAGCTCTGGCGCACATAGAGCCCCGCCGAGGCATCGGCCGGCGCCATCGGGCTGTCGAAGCTGAATTCGGCGGCCTGCCACGCCCCCGGCCCGCCCCGCCGGGCCGCGGCGACCACATCCTCCCAGGGCGGGGTGGCGTCGGCCGGCGGGGGGGACGCAAAGTCCACCTCCACCTCAGCCTCCACCGTCGCATCGAAGCGCTGATGCGACTGGTCGAGGAACACCCAGGTCACGTGATTGCCGAAATGGTCGGGGCCGGAGGTCATCCGCCCCGGCGTCGGCCACACCAGCACCTCGGCCGAGAGCACGCGCTGCCCGGGCAACGGGCGCGGCGTCAGGTGCAGCATGTGGCTCGCGAGATCCACCGGATCGGCATAGACGTATTCGGTGGTGTGTCGGATCCGGTACCTCATGCCGCCCCCCGCAGCACCGGCACCTCGCCGGGCGACCAGCCCAGGGTCTGCACCGCCGGCAGCAGCGCGAAGTAACGGCGGGTGATGCGGTCGGACAGCGCCGCCACCCCGGCCTCCACCCCCCGTAGCTGCGACGGCAGGGAGGCGGCGGCAGCGGCCTGGTCGCTCGCCGCCAGCACCATCTCGACCATGATCTCCACTTCGGCCAGCAACCCCGCGGCTGCCCCCGCCAGCATCTCGCGCGGATTGGCGTTGGCAGCGCCCACGTCGAGCCCGGCGGTGCTCGACAACTCGTCCAGCAACCCGTGCATCTGCGTCAACTGGAATCCCAGGCCCCGCGGATTGCCCTGGTCCACCAGCACCAGGTCCAGCACCGGCGCCGGCTGCAGCACGTCCAGGTAACGGCTGCGATAGGTGATCACCGAATCACAGATCTCCAGCAGCAGCCGCAGCCCCGCCTCGATGCGCGAAGGCGGCTGGTCGAGCGCAAGCGACACCTGCCCCGCCACCGCCCAGCCCCGCTCCAGCCGCCGGCCCAGTTCAAGGAACATCCAGCCGCCGCCACGCACCATGTTCTCGGCCGCCACCCCGGCCACCGCGGTGGCGAAGCGGGTGATGCCGACCATGCCATGGGTCAGCCCGTCCAGGCTGCGCCCGGCCGCAGCCGCGTCCCCCCGTGCCGCCCGCAGCGTGGCGGTGAAGGTCGCGTACATCTCGTCGGTCAGCCGGTCGCGCACGCTCTCGGTCAGCCGGGCGACGGAGGCGAACAGCCCCGCCACCGCGCCGCCGTCGCGCACCGAGGCCAGCAGCGCCTCGCCCAGCGTCTCGGCCGGAGCCGCCTCGGGGGGCACCAGCCCGGCCTCGGCCAGGCAGCGCCCGAGCATCTGCAGCTCCAGCAGCTCGCGCGGCAGCAGGCCGGTGCCGCGGGTCAGCCGCTGCAATGCGGACCGCATCAGCCGCGCCGCCCGGTCCAGCCGTTCCACGTAGCGGCCGAGCCAGAACATGTTGTCGGCCACCCGGCTCGGCAGGTCGCCGCTGGGACGGCGCAGCTTCAGCGCCGGCACGCTCAGCGCCGGCGGCCCCATGATCATGCCGCGCTCCTCGGAGAGCACCCACACGTCCTTGGAGACGCCCACCTCCGGCCGGCGGCCGGTCAGCCGCTCGGGATCCTCGAGCACGCGCGCGAGCCCGCCCGGCATGGCCTGCCATTCCGCCCCGTCCGCCACCAGGAACAGCCGCAGCAGCACCGGCCGCGGCGTCAGGCCCCGCCCGTCCAGGCAGGGCGCCACCGAAGGCGGCAGCGAGGCCGTCGCCGCCCATTCCCAGGGGCGGGCCTCGATTCGCGCCATCAGCTCGCCGCGCGCCACTTCCGACAGCGCCATGGGCAGCACCGGCGGCACCGTGCTGTCCAGCGCCGGCGCCACCCGCCAGCCGCCCGGATTCGCCTGCAGCACCGCCCGGGCCGCCGGGTCGCCGAGCCATAGGGTCGGCACGCCGGGGAGCAGCAGCTTCTCGCCGAGCAGGCGCTGGCACAGCGCCGGCAGGAAGGCCGCCAGCGCCGGCGCCTCCGCCACCCCCGAGCCCGGGTCATTGGCGATGCGCACACTGCCCTGGCGCAGCGTATCCACCAGCCCGGGCACACCGAGCAGGCTGCCCGGCTCCAGCTCCAGCGGATCGATCATCCGCCCGTCCAGGCGCCGCAACAGCACATCGACCTGCTGCAGCCCCTTCAGCGTCTTCAGGTAGAGCGCGCCGCCGCGCACCGTCAGGTCACCACCCTCCACCAGCGCGCAGGACAACTCGCGGGCGAGGAACATGTGCTCGAACCATTGCGGCGCCGCATTGCCGGGGGTCAGCAGCGCCACCGTCGGGTTGGGTTGGCCGGCAGGGCCCAGCCGCCGCAACGAATCCTGCCACAGATCGAAGAACGGCCGAAGCTGGCGCACCTGCAGCGGGCGGAACGCCTCGGGCAGCACGCGGGCGAGCAGGCGCCGGTTCTCCTGGGCATAGCCGATGCCGCCGGTCGAGGCGGTGCGATCGGCCCAGACATGCCAGGTGCCGTCCGGCGCGCGGATCAGGTCGGCGGCGTAGCTGTGCAGCAAGGGCACATGGCCGGGAATGCGGCAGGCCCGCAGGAAGCCGGGATTGGCATAGACCAGCGCCGGCGGCAGCTTCCCCTCGGCCAGCAGGGTCTGCGGCCCGTAGATGTCCTGCAGCACCAGCGCCAGCAGCCGCGCCCGCTGCGCCAGCCCTTCCTGCAGGACGGCGAACTCGGACGCCGCCAGCGGCAGCGGCACCGGATCGCAGCGCCAGGGCCGCCCGGCCGCGCCGGGCAGCACGCTGGCGATCCCCTCTTCCTCGAAGGCACGGTCGAGCCGGCGCGCCCGGGTCGCGAGCCCGCCCTCGCCCATGGCGGAAAAGGCAGCCAGGACCCCCCGCCAGTGCGGCCGCAGGCCACCCTGGCCATCGACCATCTCGTCGCGTGGAATCTGCGTGGTCATGGGCTCCGCTTCCGGCTGAGCTCGGGGAGGGTCGGAGGACGGGGGAGAAGAGTGGCGGCGTTCACGCCGCGCACTGTCTCAGCCGGAGCGGCACAGGTCCAGAGTCGAGACGAGGGAAACGATACCGGCAGCATCATCGGCCGAACCGACGCCGGCCGGCCGATAAGGTTGCTTCTTAAAGTCCTGGGCTAACGCGTTCTTCAGTCGCGCAGCAATCCCCGCGCGGTCAGCAATCCGGCTATGATGACGGCGATCACGGCCGGCAGGGCGCGGCCGGCGGTCGCGGCCAGCACCGCGGTGATGCCGGTCAGCAGCGCGGCGGTGCGATGCGCCCCGGCCGCGTCGGGATGCCCCGCCGCGCGATCCCAGAACAACGCCGCGCCAAGCCCGGCCAGGGCCAGCCACAGCGCGAGCAGGAAGGCCGCGGTCACGGGGGAAAGGAGCAGGAATACCAGCGTGAGCAGCGCCAGCACCCCTGATCCGAAGAACCAGTAGAGCGGCGCCGAAACCTTTTGCAGCGTCGCATCAACGGACGGCACGGTATCTTTGAAGGACACCATGGATCGGCCTCCTGCGGGCTTTAAGTTTCGTTGGAAACTTTAACTCCTGGCGGGCTGGGAGTCCAGGAAGTCACGGCAGCGGCGCTGCCCTGTTGCAAAGAAAGATTAAGGCAAGGGCTCTGCCCTTGACCCGGCAGGGGCCACAAGGCCCCTGCACCCCAATCACGCTGCGCGGCAAGGAATGGGATCCAAGGGCGAAGCCCTTGGCGGAGGTCCAGGAGGCGGAGCCTCCTGGTCGGGTGCGGGGTGAAACCCCGCCGA from Rhodovastum atsumiense harbors:
- a CDS encoding transglutaminase family protein — protein: MRYRIRHTTEYVYADPVDLASHMLHLTPRPLPGQRVLSAEVLVWPTPGRMTSGPDHFGNHVTWVFLDQSHQRFDATVEAEVEVDFASPPPADATPPWEDVVAAARRGGPGAWQAAEFSFDSPMAPADASAGLYVRQSFPPGRPVLQGLLELNARMRRDFAFRPGVTTVYTPVARVLLQRAGVCQDFTHVMISGLRALGLPARYVSGYLRTRPPPGQAPRRGADQSHAWVGAWLGPDHGWVDLDPTNDLVVRDEHVVLAWGRDYGDISPVRGVILGGGRHSVSVGVDLDAVA
- a CDS encoding circularly permuted type 2 ATP-grasp protein, with amino-acid sequence MTTQIPRDEMVDGQGGLRPHWRGVLAAFSAMGEGGLATRARRLDRAFEEEGIASVLPGAAGRPWRCDPVPLPLAASEFAVLQEGLAQRARLLALVLQDIYGPQTLLAEGKLPPALVYANPGFLRACRIPGHVPLLHSYAADLIRAPDGTWHVWADRTASTGGIGYAQENRRLLARVLPEAFRPLQVRQLRPFFDLWQDSLRRLGPAGQPNPTVALLTPGNAAPQWFEHMFLARELSCALVEGGDLTVRGGALYLKTLKGLQQVDVLLRRLDGRMIDPLELEPGSLLGVPGLVDTLRQGSVRIANDPGSGVAEAPALAAFLPALCQRLLGEKLLLPGVPTLWLGDPAARAVLQANPGGWRVAPALDSTVPPVLPMALSEVARGELMARIEARPWEWAATASLPPSVAPCLDGRGLTPRPVLLRLFLVADGAEWQAMPGGLARVLEDPERLTGRRPEVGVSKDVWVLSEERGMIMGPPALSVPALKLRRPSGDLPSRVADNMFWLGRYVERLDRAARLMRSALQRLTRGTGLLPRELLELQMLGRCLAEAGLVPPEAAPAETLGEALLASVRDGGAVAGLFASVARLTESVRDRLTDEMYATFTATLRAARGDAAAAGRSLDGLTHGMVGITRFATAVAGVAAENMVRGGGWMFLELGRRLERGWAVAGQVSLALDQPPSRIEAGLRLLLEICDSVITYRSRYLDVLQPAPVLDLVLVDQGNPRGLGFQLTQMHGLLDELSSTAGLDVGAANANPREMLAGAAAGLLAEVEIMVEMVLAASDQAAAAASLPSQLRGVEAGVAALSDRITRRYFALLPAVQTLGWSPGEVPVLRGAA